The following DNA comes from Nicotiana sylvestris chromosome 10, ASM39365v2, whole genome shotgun sequence.
TCATCATCAGGGATCGTCATCGGGGCTTCGATAGACTCGGTAAGAGGAACAAAATGAGGTGGGGATGCTTCATCATCACAAATGATTCGCCTACGAGCTCGTGGCCTTTTTACCAAGGAACTCCCATCTTCCACTTCTTCAGAGTCTTGGTCACTAGCAGctttccttttcgatgaagaaccccGAGATTTTCTCTTGGGCTCTTTCTAAAGAAATACGGGAAGCCACGACCGCCTCGGCACTAATCCCTCGAACaacaaatcctgataaaaagaaggattaaAATAAGTTCTGGGAAAAACAATAAAtagttaaataaaaaaaactcttaccatgagttttcactttccaaccaaatcATTGGGAAAGATTCTTCCAAGATCTACCCTCCATTGGGGCTGTATTCAATAACTTTTCTACCCTACCACGGAAATTGGAAATTTCCTCAACAATTCCCATGGTTgcagaaaaataaaaggaaaataagaataatgatcatcaaaattgaagaaaaaagtacgagaaagttattaaaaaagaaaactcacgtgcaaaattccacttctagGGGAAGGGAACATTTTCATCACCCGCTAAACCAatagtgggggcagcaacaaacctggcGTACCAGGCACGGTCTCTGTCATCTTCTGGACTAACCAAAAATCCTTTACTCCTTACTACTAAAGTAAAAACACCTTGGCGGAAAAGTATGGGAGAGTAAAAGTGAATTAAATAAGCAAAAGTGAAAGGCACACCGGCCATGTTAGTCAAgtgcctcaaacaggcaacatCCCTCCACAATATAGGGTCAATTTGACTTAAGCAAACATCGAAAAAAGGACAGAATTCAAGAATAATAGGATCAATAGTAGGTTTGAATACTAATgtaaaagggtatgtataaataaaggaaaatccAATTAAATAAGAGGTGATTCTTTGATTCGCGTTGGGAATTATGATAGGGAAGTCATGACTCCAATGACAGTCTTTATGAACTAAAGAAATCAGACCCTCTGTGATCTGAGTTGGATAGATATTATCACGATCTAAAGAGGACACTTGATTTCTAAGGGACTCCCTATCATTGTAGAAAGATAGTTCTGCAGGAACTATTTCTTCTATTGTAGGTTCATGAACAGGTTCAGCGGGTTCCTTACCCCTGAAAGAAGATCTTTGTGAGAAAGAACCTCTGGTTCTGAAAGAAGGACTGGAACTAGATGAAGGAAGAGAAGAACTACGTAAAGAAGAAGACCCTAAATTGCGAAGTCTACCTCCTCTTCTACTCCTGCTAGGGGCAAGAGGAAAGTTATCAGCTATGGAGACTCTTCTAGGGTTAGGGTCTGATGAAGACAtgatagtacgaggaagaagcaAACAAAAATTCAAGAATTGAATATTCAGAGAATGTTATGTGATAAGGATGAAGACGAAAACTATATTTATACTaagaagcaaccgtcaaaggaaaaggtGCAATGATGGAAAGGTCATAATGAGAACTGTCGCTTCGTGAATAGTGAAGCCGTAAAAAAACCTTAAAAAGTGCTGCAAAGTTGCAGAGCCAATAAAAGGGTGCCACGTGTGataagcattaaatggaagtgacaattgaagcgtcgaTTCTACCGTAGCCTTAATAGCGGCAGATATTTCTGCTTTAATAAAACCCATTTCCCAAacattcaattgatgaataaatggcaagtggggggactatctgtattggaaaaatcgagtttacatattgaagtgattggaagatgacgtgtcatgacacgaagGCTGGTCAAAGAGTGATAattggcaaagaggcacgagttgcaatagATACGAGCAGATGTACAAGTAGAGGCACAAGCAGTTATTCAAAAGACTCAACGCTCGTACCTATTTATACCCAAAAACCAAGGAGGATGAATCTGATAGCACAAGAGAGTACAGATACAATATTTAAtaagcattaaatactaaaaacgttagagaatctgtattaaattacaatgattatgtaacgtagcatttaatgcttttaattgtctataattgccttattatgacaaaggcaaaacgtatatctttgagatagctataaaaaggagagaatggatcatttgtaaggacacgaaagatcatctgaatatactggtttactttattttcttctatctatcttattgttagcaaaatcactttcctttattcagttttgattatcagtaacccgtgtttttctaaattaaagctttgaccgaaatttcactttttggttaaacaagcACCTAGACTCACATACTTATGCTTAGCGCCGAGACTATTTTAGGAGTGAaccacctctttttttttttttaatgttcCGCAAAAACTTTTTAGGGACTACATCGTTAAGATCAGTCCCATGTTGTGATAACTAGGGCTTTGCACggatcggattggatcggatttagcatatttcggattcgaatttcggatttcggattctgaaaagggcaatccgaatccgatccgaattaacattggattggatcggattttaaactttggatcggataatttttcagattgtcggatcggattgtcacaaaatttttcaacaatttaaagttcattcggtgtctctatctcatcttccatctaccaaaacaaacaaaaaaatcaaaataaaatcaaaagttgaagaatagaacatgaaatagacataaaagacagaagagaagagaagagaggcggaagaaagagacataaaatcaaagtaaaatcggaagtttgagtcattgagactcttttagtcttcactgaagagaagagaggtgcaagagaggcggaaaaatctaagtgagtgagggggtgtgtgaaaaatgaataagcataaccctaaaattttagtgtgtatttatataggtacatataatttcggatatcggatcggatcggattaaaatcataccaatccgaatccaatccgaaaatccgaaatttcataaaacacaatccgtatccaatccgaaaatccgaaatttgaaatccgaaaatccgaaatagagtggatcggatcggatttcggatatccgatccaaatgcacagcccTAGTGATAACACTTCTTAATTTTTTGCTTAATAATAAACTTTTCTGATTAGCCAAAAAAACAAAATGAATAAAAATCTTGCGAGATGGGCATAATAGCGTGTTTGGCATAATAAGGATATGTGTTATACGTAATTATTCCCACGATCCATATTAATTGAGTTTTAATGCAGGTATCAAACATTCGATAGAAAACAAAGTAGAGTGTTCTCATAACACTGTTGGAGACAAAGATGTTCTTTCTAATAGTGGAAATGGGATGATAAAAATTGCAATATCTATTACGGGTTAGAAAAGAATTCTATGTCAAACAAGAAACCCCAAAAAAATTGGAATTAGTAATGATAGAGAATACCTTTTCTTTACCACAATACAACTTGTGGTAATGAGATTTGAACAAGAAAATGTATTCTTCGTAACTTCCCTTTCAACAAATACCTTCACGCAATGGATCTTTTTGAGATAAATGAGAGAGCATTACGAATTTTTGTCTTTGACGGCTAGTGGTTAATGTTATGTTCTCACTATTCTTTCGTTTTCATAGTGTCGGCCGGTTTATTTACTAGTTATTGCTTTTGCTTGTCATCTAATTATTTCTGGTCTTTATGATACTGTTATTATTCCTATGGTATCTGTTGACTATATTGATATATTGtttcttttcgtcttcttgaatCAAGAGTTtttttggaaacaacctctctactccatTGAGGCAGGGGTAAGGTTTgtgtatacactaccctccccggATCTTACTATTGGGATTTTAGTGGGtcgttgttattattgttgtgaGAGAGCATTACGAATTAAGAGAAGCATACCAATTAAGAGCAGATTCAGTATTTAAACTTTATTGCTTATAAATTCTAAAACGACTTTAAATACTAATGACTGAattctaaatttaaaatttataGATATTTAGTAAATTTTACATAAATATAAATTTTAGGGCACACACTGGATCCAATTGAACCCGTAAGTTGTCATCTAGCTTAATTATATCTTAATTAATTACTAGTATATGTTATTTGATATATTTAGGTTGAGGACTATtgttatataattttaaaatggtGTTCATTTAATCTCTTAATGCCAATAATGAAATTATTATACGGGTAGTTgtagtatttttatttgttttttggggaaaaaaaaagagtaaaagaaCTTCAACTTCATTTGCACTAACCTTTTTAGAGCGAAAATGAAATAAGTAAAGGATGGGTTCTCTGGAAGCTACGGGATAGACATGAGAAAAATTACATAGACTTTGTATGAACAAACCAtattaatttcttataatttagtAATAAATTATGCTAAAATGTATACTAATATCAATTCTCAGTAAATATTTTCCGAGACAATAtagtaataattatttttatgagGTTATGTGTcatgtgttttttttttgtttctcacATGGTGTTTCCGAGACAATAGGATTCGCACGGGTAGGGCCCCTCTTACCaagaatttttttatatttaatgcttgaactcgagacctctggttaaggaaGGAGCAACCGATATGAAACATGTATACGTGGCGAGAGGGTAGGAAGAATTGACATTTGAGAGGAACCGATAACTTTTTAAAGATTTTATTTGCAGATATGGCCTATGGCTGCTTTAGTTAGGAAACCTACTAATAGGTATAATTTATTTACGTGGATATCTCTTAACAATAACACCTCTTTTAATTTTGGGACCACTTTGATGGCTTATTTGCAACAAGGCACCTGTAGTACAAATATTCCTATTTCCTTTTTAAATTATTTGTAGTTTTATATGTGTAgataagaggggttgctctgatggtaagcaacttcCGCTTCCAactaagaggttgtgagttcgagtcttcccaagtgcaaggtgggaagttcttggagggaaggatgtcgggggtctatttggaaacaacctctctaccccagggtaggggtaaggtttgcgtacacactaccctccccagacctcactaagtgggattatactgggttgttgttgttgtagttttATATGTGTAAATTTCTCTCGTGTGAGCATGCCAATTAAAAAATAATACGTAATAATATATTAGCGCCTAAGCTAACTATCTCGACTGGTTGGAGATGGAGCTGCAGAGGGTAGTTCCGGTAAGAAAGGGAAACTTTTATTGATAAGCCATGGCGGAGCCACATTCAACCAAAGGGTGTTAAATAGACACCCTTTtgtcgaaaaattacactgtattaCTAGATAATATTTTTTGTTTCATATATATTTATTATACGTTTAACACCCCTTAACTTTTTGATATATCTAAATTTTTATATTCTGATACATTTCAGTGAAAATTCTGGTTCTGCCACTGTTGCTAAGGACAGTATGTGAAATTGTGAATGGTGAATTGGCACAAATCTGATATGAAGTACTATGTTGCCGCGAATCAGCTGGAAGAATTTCATCATGCCGTATTTTATTGGAAAAGCCGACTTTATTGGCCTAAAgctaattaaacaaaaataaatccAAAGAGACTTTGTTTGTACGACGGAAGAAAATAAGGCCAAATAAGAAACGAATTTGAGATTTGTTCTTAAAATATTCTCATAAATTAGTCATTAGTGACATTTGAAGCCACTAAGGTAGCATTCACACGATATTATGATAAGATTACACTATTGGGGAGACACTTATTAATGAGAACGGCAGTTAAATGCGGATTCAGAATTTGAATTATCGATTTTAAATTCCAAAAAAACAACTTATTAGAATctgaataaattatatatacatattacataaattttttattataattataaaGTTATGCTGAACTTATAACTAGAATGCTGACGGCATTCTAGTTATAAATAATGGAGTATAGAATATTGCCGATTTTAGAATAAGGAAATTAGTTTCTGACGGCAACAACTGGAAATTAGTTTTTTATAAATAATGGAGTATAGAATTTTAGAATATTGCCACTTCTTCTTAATCATTGTTGTGTACTTATTTCTCCTTTTGCAGATTTTAGAATAAGGACAAGGGTCTATCTTGTTAATACTCCACTTGTAATCTGATTCACGCCCCATAGACTATgttttaattattaatttttaaaattccatGACTTGAGTCCAAGATTAGAATAACAAGCAACAACGACATTTTTATTAGTAAACATATATAGTGAAACCTATTATACCCTCTTTCGAGATTattatattcattttacagtaATAACTTTTTTCTCTATTAATTCTCTTCTTTTAATGCAATCATAATTAagtttattattaaaagaaaacaagttgTTTGATTGGAACAAAATCGAGGATAATTAATCCGGTAGTATTTTTTTTTATCCCTATGAGAGGGTGTGATAACTAATTTCGAGAAAATTAATCATGGGATAACTTGGTTTCCCGGCCAAACAACCTCTTAGAGTATGGCTAGAGCTTGGAAAATTGAAAGCACAATATATAGCACTTGCAGAGGCAGACTCAAAATTCGAAAGGAGGGGGCATCATTGCCAAATAAACTTTGAGCAAATGATGGAGTCGAAAATTGACAAATACAACCGCCAAAGATTTGAATCTTATGGCATCAATCAAAATATATACATGTTAtttcagatatatatatatatatatatatatatatatgcacattTTTTCGAAGTTACTGGAGGCCGATATATAACCTCTttacccaatatatatatatatatatatatatatgcacattTTTTCGAAGTTACTGGAGGCCGATATATAACCTCTTTACCCAAAGGGTAGTTCCGCCTCTGCACTCATAAAAGAAATTGTCCATTTAAAGAATAAAATTTAACAAGAAGCAAATTAAATGTTACAAATCCTTTCAAACCCTTAactacaaaaaagaaaaataaattctaaGATTGTATTACATGCAGATTACATGTATATATCTCTTCACAAAGGCTAGCAAATATATATctcataaaaaagaaaaaagaaaaattcctGTGTTTTGGTGAGTTATAATGAGTAATAACCCTAATTTTACTTCTACACTTGAATTAACTCTAATTTGTTTTAAACCTCAGACATCATTGTTGAGTTGCTGCTGTAAAAACAACATGTCCTCAATATTCCACAAATTGTCTGAAACATCTTCAGTACCCTCCATCCATTGGCTCATGTTTTGCTGATTATTATAATCCACTGTTCTAAAGTCTAATGCACCATTTTGAAAGTAACCTGTGGGGCTAATCAATAATTCTCCATAATCATTTTGATTAATAGGGTAATTATTGTAGCAACAGTCAGATATGTCAGAAACTGGTGAAACTTGTGTCCCCATTGAGTTTTCTGATGATGCTGTCACGCTCGAATTTTCCTGCGTGACGCTCGTGCTTACatgattattattgttgttgttactgttgttggtgGTGGTGATAGTAGTGGTGGCGGCGGAATTGGAAGAAGCTTGAATTCTTTCAGCTAGCCTTGGCATCCAAAGATAACGTAGTGTATCTTTGAATTGTTTGCTATTGACATCACATTTTAGCTGTTTGGCATGCTTTTGCACTCGAGTTCTCCAGTAGTTCTTGATCTCATTATCAGTTCTTCCTGGCAAATGTTGAGCAATTTTGGACCACCTGCattcaaataaaataatattagaTTGAGACGGCTTAAAATATGGAGTAATATAGATTGTAACAATTCATATAGTCAATTTCAACTTGGTTGAGATTCAATCGTAGCTATTATTGTTTGCAGTTGAAAAAATAGTACTCGCTTTGTCCCATTTTTATATGAGGGGTTTAGAGTACAAAGGCGTAAAATCGTTTGAGATATGGattctttaaattttttaaaataaaatttacatatttaaaATGACGTAAAAAGTATTATAAGTCTTAACATACCGATTGCCCCAACGAGAATGAAGTTCAAGAATCAAGAGTTGTTCTTCAAGAGTAATATTTCCTCGTCGAACATCTGGTCGAAGATAATTAAGCCATCTCAATCTGCAGCTTTTCCCTGTTCTTTTCAAACCTGTTATTTTATTCCATCAACATATTAATTATCGGAGCATAATTAATACTACTAAAAAGATTAATTACTTAGTACGGAAAGAAATTACTATCAACCAACCTAGCTATTGGTTAAGCGCGCgcatacacaaaaaaaaaaatatttaaaaaattcttTTGCACTGTCAGTATATATATAGAAATTTACCAGCACATCGAGCGAGAGAATTCCAACGACCTTCGCCATGAATAGCGATGTGATTTATAAGAGTGAAATCTTCTTCAACAGTCCATGAACCTCTTTTAAGGTCCATATGATCTTCATTAACATGTTGCATATCCATCAATATGAAATATTTTCTGTAAATTTTGATGGATTTCTTGTTTTATGTATAGAGAGATAGAtatttttagagagagaaagagaaagatgAGACGTAAAGAGATGTATCGATTTGTTCACGAGGAGATAAAAGGAAGTGATGAGGGTTTATATAGATTCAATAGAAAGAgagaaaagtttgaaaaatggTGAGTTAAACGTGGAATTAGatgggaaagaagaagaaacttgtatttaatttaattaattaatagtGAAACTCGTCTTCTTTTTCCACTTGTTTAATTCTAAAGTTAAGTTGATGAAGTGTATAGTGTATTATAATTAATTACACTTAATGACTTAAACTCGGTTTGACACTTTTGACTCTGCCCATATGACTATAAATTTTAATATTAGTCCCACAAAATCAATATATTTACATTTCTTTTTCCCTTCTTACACCCACCAAGCAAGTTGTCATGGTTTTGCTGACTTTCTAACTTCATTTTTTCTTAGTTAGTTAATTTCCTAAATTCCTTGCTTGAAAATGGAATAGGATGTCCACTAACATTTGAAAATGAAAATTTATGGTATTTTTTAAAGTTTTACGATGAATTAGAGACGTGGTTATAATTAGCAATTAACTTTAATTAACAGCTAAAACATTTGGAGAATTTGACCCaaaaaaacaaggaaagaaaaaagaaagaaaacaagattgATGATATCTTGTCGTTTCTCGTTAATCTAAGATAAAACATATTTATTGGCAAAAACCCAAATTCTCGAActcaaaaataaaattgaaaataatttaaggttGAAATAGCATATAATGACGGTCGTGCTCATCTTGGACTTGATCGTACTCTTTGGATCGTCCATGCTCATGTAACGCCGACGTCAATAAAGATTGCAGGACACTAAAAAAACATGTAGCATATAGAGTATAACTTTTTGGgccaaaaaaaataagaaaatagaaaaggTCCCCAAGTGCTTGAGGGGGAGGGGTTCGAACTTGTTTTTTTGTGTGTCTTCCATAGTTGAGGTGAAGGGTTCAAACCCCATATGTAGGCGCAGAATCCCTTTAATCTTTACCCCCTTCCCTTCTTAGGGGCGAAGCCAATGTATAAGTTACGGTTCCACTAAACTCAGATTCTGTATTTGTCTTAggaaattcattaaatatgtacaaattatcAATTTAGAACCTCATTAACTTAAATTCACTAAAATTCTGAACCCCTAAGCTTCAAATCCTGGCCTCTCATCTGCCCCTTCTCCCCTTTTTTCCATCCTCTCCCTCCCCTGATTAATTAAGAAAAACCATGTTATATCGTCAGTTAGAATTAGTATTATCGTATATACTCATGTATCATTAGTATAAAGATTCAAAATACATACATTAACAATATAAAACTCTTTTATATTGTCAGTGTataaaattttaacttttaatataattaaATACAACATGCAAAACCCTAATTAAACTAACTAGGGTTATTCTGTTCTTTAAATATCCCCATGTCACCAACTCTCGCCTCCTATATCCTGCTACGTCTGAAAAGGCTAAGTTCTTCAATCGGCTATTTGTCTATTCTTTAACTATAGAAATTTAGCCAACTATCGTTTGTGGTGTCTCGTTAAAGTAGATATGCGAATAGGAACTATGCACGCAGTTATACTATTGAGggctatataatttataaattaGTAGAATATTTCCCCTTCAAGCCTTTTCCTATGGGGAGTATTTATGATTCAATAAATGTGTGAATCCTACTCTATGCTTAGTACCTTTCTTTTTATAAAGCTTATTAAGTATAGTGATAGTTGTTATGAATGCGGAGCCGGCAGGATTTCAAGTTTGTGAATTCGGAATTCTAATCGTTTTAAATTATTGGTTCTAaaataataatttatacatattcaaaatttaataaaatttttaaaacaaatacgAAATTCGAATCAAAGTTACTGAGTTCGGCCGAACATTCTCGGTACTCTAGCTCTACCCCTGGTTATGAATGAAGATAGCCAAGAGGCCACGGTGGAGGACATAGTTGGGATTTGGGAACTTATATATGTGACCCAGGGTAATATATTTtgggccaaaagtatttttttaaaagttaaagtgtTTCGCCAAACTTTTAGAAGGAAAAGAAATGCATTTGAGTAGAAATAGAAGTGGAAAAAAGTAGAATTCTccccaaaagcactttttgaaaaaacacttttgagaaaaataaacttaaaaaatatcttttaaaagcttggtcaaattTTAGTTGATGCTCAGAAGTGATTTTCAAATTAAATAGTCAAACATAAATTGCCcaccaaaagtattttttgaaaagtattttttaaaataagttgattttaaaagcttggccaaacatagCTATAAATTTCATGTAAAAAGGAATATGACACCGGTAGCGAATACACAACACAAACTTATTTTATATGTATAAATAATACTTTTTGTAAAGAATATATTTGTACATTGCACCTATAG
Coding sequences within:
- the LOC104245795 gene encoding transcription factor MYB108-like, translated to MDMQHVNEDHMDLKRGSWTVEEDFTLINHIAIHGEGRWNSLARCAGLKRTGKSCRLRWLNYLRPDVRRGNITLEEQLLILELHSRWGNRWSKIAQHLPGRTDNEIKNYWRTRVQKHAKQLKCDVNSKQFKDTLRYLWMPRLAERIQASSNSAATTTITTTNNSNNNNNNHVSTSVTQENSSVTASSENSMGTQVSPVSDISDCCYNNYPINQNDYGELLISPTGYFQNGALDFRTVDYNNQQNMSQWMEGTEDVSDNLWNIEDMLFLQQQLNNDV